In Methylocystis echinoides, one genomic interval encodes:
- a CDS encoding peptidylprolyl isomerase: MKLTRRVLLSAVAVSAALGTASLARAEDKLLYIDTKDGRIAIKLRPDLAPKHVERIERLAKEHFYDNIAFHRVIEGFMAQGGDPDGTGMGSSRYPDLKAEFSNEPFKRGTVAMARQPGDKDSANSQFFICFAEAPQLNGKYTIWGEVVSGMDVVDKIKKGDKANNGAVENPDRMLKVRVAGDES; encoded by the coding sequence ATGAAACTTACCCGTCGTGTTCTGCTCTCCGCCGTGGCCGTTTCGGCTGCGCTCGGGACCGCTTCTTTGGCCCGCGCCGAAGACAAGCTCCTTTATATCGACACCAAGGACGGCCGCATCGCCATCAAGCTGCGCCCCGATCTCGCGCCCAAGCATGTCGAGCGCATCGAGCGCCTCGCCAAGGAACATTTCTACGACAACATCGCCTTTCATCGCGTGATCGAGGGCTTCATGGCGCAGGGCGGCGATCCCGACGGCACCGGCATGGGCAGCTCGCGCTATCCCGACCTCAAGGCAGAATTCAGTAACGAACCCTTCAAGCGCGGCACGGTCGCCATGGCCCGCCAGCCGGGCGACAAGGACTCGGCCAATTCGCAGTTCTTCATCTGCTTCGCCGAGGCGCCGCAGCTCAACGGCAAATATACGATCTGGGGCGAGGTCGTCTCCGGCATGGACGTCGTCGACAAGATCAAGAAGGGCGACAAGGCCAATAACGGCGCGGTCGAGAACCCGGACCGCATGCTCAAGGTTCGGGTCGCCGGCGACGAGAGCTGA
- the coaD gene encoding pantetheine-phosphate adenylyltransferase, giving the protein MTRIALYSGTFDPLTNGHLDVLRQGVALFDKVVVAIGVHPGKSPWLTFEERAETIADVSAAEGFAGAVEAVSFDGLVVEAARAAGAGAILRGLRDGSDFDYEMQMAGMNGTLAPAIRTVFLPASPGLRHISGTLVRQIAALGGDVSAFAPAASVEALKRAIARRGN; this is encoded by the coding sequence ATGACGCGGATCGCGCTTTATTCCGGCACCTTCGATCCGCTGACCAACGGCCATCTCGACGTGCTGCGCCAGGGCGTCGCGCTCTTCGACAAGGTCGTCGTGGCGATCGGCGTGCATCCCGGCAAATCTCCCTGGCTGACCTTCGAGGAGCGGGCCGAGACGATCGCCGACGTGAGCGCGGCCGAGGGCTTCGCGGGCGCCGTAGAGGCTGTGAGCTTCGACGGCCTCGTTGTCGAGGCGGCGCGCGCCGCCGGCGCCGGCGCGATCCTGCGCGGATTGCGCGACGGCTCCGACTTCGACTATGAAATGCAGATGGCGGGGATGAACGGGACGCTGGCGCCCGCTATTCGCACGGTTTTCCTGCCTGCTTCGCCGGGGCTGCGCCATATCAGCGGCACCCTCGTGCGCCAGATTGCGGCGCTTGGCGGCGACGTGTCGGCCTTCGCGCCGGCCGCTTCCGTCGAGGCCCTCAAACGCGCCATTGCAAGGCGCGGCAATTAA
- the pyrC gene encoding dihydroorotase, producing the protein MATDPLAPTLFVNARLIDPATGVESQGGLLVSNGRIADLGPGLRPDAAPEGARVVDCRGDVLAPGLIDMQAFVGEPGAEHRETIASATLSAAVGGVTTLVSTSAAFPAVDDPAVVDFVLRRARDTGKVRVLPMAALTKGREGKEIAEIGLLQQAGAVAFFDGAHSIRNALVMRRAMSYARDFGALVVHFTQDPDLAGGVMNEGEFALRLGLSGIPREAEAVVLDRDLRLVALTGARYHAAILTSTLSLESLSAAKAAGLPVTAGVTINHLTLNESDIGDYRTFLKLRPPLRHEEERKALVAALAEGLIDVIVSDHDPQDVETKRLPFAEAEFGAIGVETMLAAGMRLVHSGDVSLPRLLAAMSSRPAEILGLEQGRLQKGAPADLIRFDPDEPFVVDPDLLHSRCRNTPFDGALLQGVVKTTMVAGRIVHEIAP; encoded by the coding sequence ATGGCCACTGACCCCCTCGCGCCGACTCTTTTCGTCAACGCCCGTCTGATCGACCCCGCCACCGGCGTCGAGTCGCAGGGCGGGCTTCTGGTTTCGAACGGGCGCATCGCCGATCTGGGGCCGGGCCTTCGCCCCGACGCCGCGCCCGAGGGCGCGCGGGTCGTCGACTGCCGAGGCGACGTGCTCGCGCCCGGCCTCATCGACATGCAGGCCTTCGTTGGCGAGCCCGGCGCGGAGCACCGCGAGACCATCGCCAGCGCGACGCTCTCAGCCGCCGTCGGCGGCGTCACCACGCTGGTCTCCACGAGCGCCGCCTTTCCCGCGGTCGACGATCCGGCGGTCGTCGACTTTGTCCTGCGACGCGCGCGCGACACCGGAAAGGTGCGCGTGCTGCCCATGGCGGCGCTGACCAAGGGACGCGAGGGCAAGGAGATTGCCGAGATCGGCCTTCTCCAGCAGGCGGGCGCCGTCGCTTTTTTCGACGGCGCGCACTCGATCCGCAACGCGCTCGTCATGCGCCGGGCGATGAGCTACGCGCGCGACTTCGGCGCGCTGGTCGTGCATTTCACCCAGGACCCAGACCTTGCCGGCGGCGTGATGAACGAGGGCGAATTCGCGCTGCGCCTCGGCCTCTCGGGCATTCCGCGCGAGGCCGAGGCGGTCGTGCTCGACCGCGACCTGCGCCTCGTGGCCCTCACCGGCGCCCGCTACCACGCCGCGATCCTCACCTCGACGCTCTCGCTCGAGTCGCTCAGCGCGGCCAAGGCGGCGGGACTGCCCGTGACTGCCGGCGTGACGATCAACCATCTGACCCTCAATGAAAGCGACATCGGCGATTACCGCACCTTCCTGAAGCTGCGTCCGCCCCTGCGTCACGAGGAGGAGCGCAAGGCGCTGGTCGCCGCGCTGGCGGAGGGCCTCATCGACGTGATCGTCTCGGACCATGATCCGCAGGACGTGGAAACCAAGCGCCTGCCGTTCGCAGAGGCCGAATTCGGCGCGATCGGCGTCGAGACCATGCTCGCCGCGGGCATGCGTCTCGTCCATTCGGGCGACGTGAGCCTGCCGAGGCTGCTCGCAGCGATGTCGTCGCGTCCCGCAGAAATCCTCGGGCTGGAGCAGGGGCGCCTGCAAAAGGGCGCGCCCGCCGATCTGATCCGCTTCGACCCCGACGAGCCTTTCGTCGTCGACCCCGACCTGTTGCATTCGCGTTGCCGCAATACGCCCTTCGACGGCGCCTTGTTGCAGGGCGTCGTGAAGACCACCATGGTCGCCGGGCGCATCGTGCACGAGATCGCGCCATGA
- a CDS encoding PAS domain S-box protein, producing the protein MSRDFLSPALPLQLEAHMFSDEEFRRVLFDASPDCILLLDEDGRVLSVNEACLRLMQAMSSTEVAGLVWLDRWPPAARENVSKALSAARGGATVRFEESRLATGEEILWNVCVAPIRARQTGAIRLLCICRDVTDARRAERQSEESEAWLQVGCAVAGLTLARVDYKKDAVSLSAEAARLFGLGEVPVAVPRDVLHRLFHPDDAGAIMDAISHALDPSGPGWFEMDHRIIRPSGEMRWVRVRKQVVFDGEGGERRPSHATLAAFDVTKEQATEETLQKSEEFLRAILDSLPHHVAVIGSDGKIVAVNKPWERFARMQGGAYAHVAPGVDYLATARAAASDGDLYARGAIEGIYAVMSGRSEGFVLEYPCHAPDREQWFEMHVARLSGPPAALVLSHTDITDRRRNEQKRREAEERLRKSDRNKDEFIATLAHELRNPLSPLRSGLQFLRRAEPGDPRVARMQEIMERQVVHLVRLVDDLIDVSRISRGKLELKKELVDLADILKQAIGDVRALTEAKNLTVQVSGLDEALPAECDPVRVSQMFVNLLDNAIKYTDAGGTVGVAAERDGGQVCVAISDSGVGISSQMLPQIFDLFTQGEGSPKHGRAGLGIGLSLVRKLVELHGGSVEAQSDGEGRGARFLVRLPLSLGAPERESKGEAAPRMGGKGRRALLIDDNRDAVDTLAVALKSLGFEVDVAYSGAEGLARAAALRPGLVLLDLGMPIMDGYQTARALRAQPGGAEIEIVALTGWGEEETRRRVKEAGFDGHLIKPARIEDIAALFMK; encoded by the coding sequence GTGTCGCGCGACTTTCTGTCGCCCGCGCTGCCCCTTCAACTGGAGGCGCACATGTTTTCGGACGAGGAGTTCCGGCGAGTCCTGTTCGACGCCAGTCCGGACTGCATCCTGTTATTGGATGAAGACGGACGCGTGCTGAGCGTCAACGAGGCCTGCCTGCGTCTGATGCAGGCGATGAGTTCGACCGAAGTCGCTGGACTCGTCTGGCTCGACCGGTGGCCGCCCGCCGCGCGCGAGAACGTCTCCAAAGCGCTGAGCGCCGCCAGAGGCGGGGCGACGGTGCGCTTCGAGGAGAGCCGTCTAGCGACTGGCGAAGAGATACTGTGGAATGTCTGCGTCGCGCCGATCCGGGCGCGCCAGACTGGCGCCATTCGTCTTCTCTGCATCTGCCGCGACGTCACCGACGCCCGCCGCGCTGAGCGGCAATCGGAGGAGAGCGAGGCATGGCTGCAGGTCGGTTGCGCCGTCGCCGGGCTCACGCTCGCCAGGGTCGACTACAAAAAGGACGCCGTAAGTCTTTCGGCGGAGGCCGCGAGGCTTTTCGGCCTCGGCGAGGTCCCCGTAGCGGTCCCGCGCGATGTCCTTCACAGACTGTTTCATCCCGACGACGCCGGCGCGATCATGGATGCGATCAGCCATGCGCTCGACCCTTCTGGCCCCGGCTGGTTCGAGATGGACCACCGGATCATCCGCCCTTCAGGCGAGATGCGCTGGGTGCGGGTGCGTAAGCAGGTGGTTTTCGACGGAGAGGGCGGCGAGCGGCGCCCCTCTCATGCAACGCTCGCCGCCTTCGACGTGACGAAGGAGCAAGCGACGGAAGAGACGCTGCAGAAAAGCGAGGAGTTTCTGCGCGCCATCCTCGATTCCCTGCCGCATCACGTGGCCGTCATCGGCTCCGACGGAAAGATCGTCGCCGTCAACAAGCCCTGGGAGCGCTTCGCGCGAATGCAGGGCGGCGCTTATGCCCACGTCGCCCCGGGCGTCGATTATCTCGCAACGGCGCGGGCGGCCGCTTCGGATGGAGACCTATACGCCCGGGGCGCAATCGAAGGCATTTACGCCGTCATGAGCGGCAGATCGGAAGGGTTCGTGCTGGAATATCCCTGTCACGCGCCCGACCGCGAGCAATGGTTCGAGATGCACGTCGCGCGTCTGTCGGGGCCGCCCGCCGCGCTTGTCCTCAGCCACACCGACATCACCGACCGCAGACGCAACGAGCAGAAGCGGCGGGAGGCGGAGGAACGGCTGAGGAAAAGCGACCGCAACAAGGACGAGTTCATCGCCACGCTGGCGCACGAGTTGAGAAACCCGCTTTCGCCCTTGCGCTCGGGCCTTCAGTTCCTTCGCCGAGCCGAGCCCGGCGACCCGAGGGTCGCGCGCATGCAGGAGATCATGGAGCGGCAGGTCGTTCATCTGGTGCGGCTCGTCGACGACCTGATCGACGTTTCCCGCATCAGCCGCGGCAAGCTCGAGCTCAAGAAAGAGCTGGTCGATCTCGCCGACATTTTGAAGCAGGCGATTGGAGATGTGCGCGCGCTTACGGAGGCCAAGAATCTGACTGTTCAGGTCTCGGGCCTCGACGAAGCGCTGCCGGCGGAATGCGATCCCGTCCGAGTGTCGCAGATGTTCGTCAACCTGCTCGACAACGCCATCAAATATACCGATGCGGGCGGGACGGTTGGCGTCGCCGCCGAACGCGATGGGGGGCAAGTTTGCGTCGCCATCAGCGATTCAGGCGTGGGCATCTCTTCGCAAATGCTGCCGCAGATCTTCGATCTGTTCACGCAGGGCGAAGGGTCTCCGAAACATGGACGCGCGGGGCTCGGCATTGGTCTCTCCCTGGTGCGGAAGCTTGTCGAACTGCATGGCGGCTCCGTCGAGGCGCAGAGCGATGGCGAGGGGCGCGGCGCACGCTTCCTGGTTCGCTTGCCGTTGTCCCTGGGAGCGCCCGAGCGCGAGTCAAAGGGCGAAGCGGCGCCGCGCATGGGCGGAAAGGGTCGGCGCGCGCTCCTCATCGACGATAACCGGGATGCGGTCGACACGCTTGCGGTGGCGCTCAAGAGCCTGGGCTTCGAGGTTGACGTCGCCTACAGCGGCGCCGAGGGCCTGGCGCGGGCCGCGGCGCTCAGGCCCGGTCTGGTGCTCCTGGATTTGGGCATGCCGATCATGGACGGCTATCAGACCGCGCGCGCGCTGCGGGCGCAGCCGGGCGGCGCGGAGATCGAGATTGTCGCTCTCACCGGCTGGGGCGAGGAAGAGACGCGCCGCCGCGTGAAGGAGGCGGGTTTCGACGGCCATCTGATCAAGCCGGCGCGGATCGAGGACATTGCGGCGCTGTTCATGAAATGA
- the ftsE gene encoding cell division ATP-binding protein FtsE, which yields MLSFENVGLRYGVGPETLRDISFDIAPQSFQFLTGPSGAGKTTLMRLIIMALKPTRGLISIFDRDTATLDQDEVTEMRRQIGVVFQDFRLLDHLTLYENVALPLRVLGREESSYRAEVLELLKWVGLGERKHCVPSILSGGEKQRASIARALISQPRLLLADEPTGNVDPTLARRILRLFVELHKSGTAVIIATHDLSLMDQYEEARRLVLAEGRLHIFE from the coding sequence GTGTTGAGCTTCGAAAATGTCGGATTGCGATATGGCGTGGGGCCGGAAACGCTCCGCGACATCAGCTTCGACATCGCGCCGCAATCGTTTCAGTTCCTTACCGGCCCGTCGGGCGCCGGCAAGACGACGCTGATGCGCCTGATCATCATGGCGCTCAAGCCGACGCGGGGGCTCATCAGCATCTTCGACCGCGACACGGCCACGCTCGACCAGGACGAAGTCACCGAAATGCGCCGCCAGATCGGCGTCGTTTTTCAGGACTTCCGCCTGCTCGACCATTTGACGCTTTACGAGAATGTCGCGCTGCCGCTGCGCGTTCTTGGCCGGGAGGAATCGAGTTATCGCGCGGAGGTTCTCGAATTGCTCAAGTGGGTGGGCCTCGGCGAGCGCAAGCATTGCGTGCCGAGCATCCTTTCGGGCGGTGAGAAACAGCGCGCCTCCATCGCGCGCGCCCTCATCTCCCAGCCCAGGCTTCTGCTCGCCGACGAACCCACGGGGAACGTCGATCCAACGCTCGCCCGACGCATCCTGCGGCTCTTTGTCGAGCTTCACAAATCGGGGACCGCCGTCATCATCGCCACCCATGATCTGAGCCTGATGGACCAGTACGAGGAGGCGCGCCGCCTCGTCCTCGCCGAAGGCCGTCTGCATATTTTCGAGTGA
- a CDS encoding ABC transporter permease yields the protein MDWEVASRWVSRVKSRRASADVGEDDPAQPSPLVPTDSIAGRSLVMVIAIMTFLAALAAAAAILVADASSEWRSEAASEATVQVRPAPGRDMESDLRVVADILRDTPGVREAQIYSKTESESLLAPWLGQGLDLSQLPMPRMIVAKLDPRSRPDLSELREALAGAAPNATFDDHRIFTARLGDMARAVVAVAAMIFVLIVGALGIAVASATRAAVSTNREIVEVLHVVGAADGFIAQEFQRRFLALGLRGALIGGGAAIAFLLAAQAALRQWRTTAGGEQMQAIFGDLAIGAAGFVVILLLAGGVAFLTGWLSRRIVFRHLRGLG from the coding sequence ATGGACTGGGAAGTCGCCAGCCGCTGGGTCTCGCGCGTCAAATCGCGCCGCGCGAGCGCGGACGTCGGCGAGGACGATCCGGCCCAGCCCTCCCCGCTCGTGCCGACCGATTCCATCGCCGGGCGCTCGCTCGTCATGGTGATCGCGATCATGACTTTCCTCGCCGCGCTCGCCGCCGCGGCCGCCATTCTGGTCGCCGACGCAAGCAGCGAATGGCGCAGCGAAGCGGCGAGCGAGGCGACCGTGCAGGTTCGGCCCGCGCCGGGCCGCGACATGGAGTCGGATCTACGCGTCGTGGCCGACATCCTGCGCGATACGCCGGGCGTCCGCGAAGCGCAGATTTACTCCAAGACGGAGTCGGAAAGCCTTTTGGCGCCCTGGCTCGGCCAGGGTCTCGATCTTTCCCAGCTCCCCATGCCGCGCATGATCGTCGCGAAGCTCGACCCCAGGAGCCGCCCCGATCTCTCTGAACTTCGCGAGGCGCTCGCCGGCGCCGCGCCCAACGCCACTTTCGACGACCATCGCATCTTCACGGCCCGCCTCGGCGACATGGCGCGGGCCGTCGTCGCCGTCGCGGCGATGATCTTCGTGCTGATCGTCGGCGCCTTGGGCATCGCCGTCGCCTCGGCGACGCGCGCGGCCGTGTCCACCAACCGCGAGATTGTCGAGGTGCTGCACGTCGTCGGGGCCGCAGACGGGTTCATCGCGCAAGAGTTTCAGCGCCGCTTTCTCGCGCTCGGCCTGCGCGGGGCGCTGATCGGCGGCGGCGCGGCGATCGCCTTCCTTCTCGCCGCGCAGGCGGCTCTGCGCCAGTGGCGCACGACCGCCGGCGGCGAGCAGATGCAGGCGATCTTCGGCGACCTCGCGATCGGGGCCGCAGGCTTCGTCGTCATTCTGCTTCTCGCCGGCGGCGTGGCATTTCTGACCGGCTGGCTGTCGCGCCGCATCGTCTTCCGCCACCTGCGGGGCCTCGGATGA
- a CDS encoding YdcF family protein, producing MTIYLSRNRASARDRLKGERNGKVRAMARWWRATRASLARVILLTAASLIGAGALAFGLGYVWFALSLARVEPKLSVKTEGVVALTGGSDRVLEAAELLARGQARRLLITGVNRATRSSVLAKRLPVSRDLFNCCVDLGYEALDTFGNARETRQWAQVHNISRSLIVVTSNYHMPRALVELSAALPEVKLYPFPVVSEHVNVAGWASDPAVMRLIGSEYVKFLGALTRVALRPESAGELDLGPLRSSEASAE from the coding sequence ATGACCATATATCTCTCCAGGAATCGCGCCTCCGCGCGCGATCGGCTCAAGGGCGAGAGGAACGGCAAGGTGAGGGCGATGGCGCGCTGGTGGCGTGCGACGCGGGCCAGCCTGGCGCGCGTGATTCTCCTGACGGCGGCAAGCCTGATCGGGGCCGGCGCGCTTGCTTTCGGTCTCGGCTACGTCTGGTTCGCGCTGTCGCTGGCGCGAGTCGAGCCGAAGCTTTCCGTCAAGACCGAGGGCGTCGTGGCGCTGACCGGGGGCTCCGACCGCGTGCTGGAGGCGGCCGAACTTCTGGCCCGCGGACAGGCGCGCCGGCTGCTTATCACCGGCGTCAACCGCGCGACGCGCAGCTCGGTGCTCGCAAAACGCCTCCCGGTCTCGCGCGACCTCTTCAACTGCTGCGTCGATCTCGGCTACGAGGCGCTCGACACCTTTGGCAATGCGCGGGAAACCAGGCAATGGGCGCAGGTGCACAATATCTCCCGCTCCCTCATCGTGGTGACCTCGAATTACCACATGCCGCGGGCGCTCGTTGAACTGTCGGCCGCGCTTCCCGAGGTCAAGCTCTATCCCTTCCCGGTCGTGAGCGAGCACGTGAATGTCGCGGGCTGGGCGAGCGACCCGGCCGTCATGCGGCTCATCGGCAGCGAATACGTTAAATTCCTGGGCGCCCTGACGCGCGTGGCGCTGCGCCCGGAAAGCGCGGGCGAACTCGACCTGGGCCCCTTGCGCAGCAGCGAGGCGTCGGCCGAATGA
- a CDS encoding lysophospholipid acyltransferase family protein: MLFLRSLVFQILFWANTILLMVIWLPGLLMPRRVSMELGRTWGRTSLWLADKICGLEIEWRGLENIPPKGGAMIVASKHQSIWDTFVLPIRFPDFSYILKRELVMIPFFGWYLLSAEQIGINRAKGGKLLPQLIEKAKHIFAQGRQLFIFPEGTRRPAGAAPAYKFGIAHLYAASDVPALPVALNAGLFWPRRSFLIRPGTAVIEFLPMIPPGLPAREFFEKLQREIETASDRLIAEAVARDPSLAAVVEEGRAKALARDSRKAARERVEKA, translated from the coding sequence ATGCTCTTCCTGCGCTCGCTTGTTTTCCAGATTTTGTTCTGGGCCAACACCATCCTGCTGATGGTGATCTGGCTGCCGGGCCTGCTCATGCCCCGCCGCGTCTCCATGGAGCTCGGCCGGACATGGGGCCGTACCTCGCTGTGGCTCGCGGACAAGATCTGCGGTCTCGAAATCGAGTGGCGCGGCCTGGAGAACATCCCCCCGAAGGGCGGCGCCATGATCGTCGCCAGCAAGCATCAATCGATCTGGGACACCTTCGTCCTGCCGATCCGTTTTCCGGACTTCAGCTACATTCTGAAGCGCGAGCTGGTGATGATTCCCTTCTTCGGCTGGTACCTGTTGTCGGCCGAGCAGATCGGCATCAATCGCGCCAAGGGCGGCAAGCTGCTGCCGCAGCTCATCGAAAAGGCGAAGCATATTTTCGCGCAAGGCCGCCAGCTGTTCATCTTTCCGGAAGGCACGCGCCGCCCGGCGGGGGCGGCGCCGGCCTATAAATTCGGCATCGCCCATCTCTACGCGGCGTCGGACGTTCCGGCGCTGCCGGTGGCGCTGAACGCCGGCCTCTTCTGGCCGCGCCGCTCCTTCCTGATCCGCCCCGGCACGGCGGTCATCGAATTTCTGCCGATGATTCCGCCGGGCCTGCCGGCGCGCGAATTCTTCGAGAAGCTGCAAAGAGAAATCGAGACGGCCTCAGACCGCCTGATCGCGGAGGCGGTGGCGAGGGACCCGAGCCTCGCGGCGGTCGTCGAGGAAGGCCGCGCCAAGGCGCTGGCCAGGGACAGCCGCAAAGCGGCGCGGGAGCGGGTCGAGAAGGCTTAG